From the genome of Drosophila melanogaster chromosome 2L, one region includes:
- the CG10628 gene encoding uncharacterized protein, translating into MVQIFKFLLKSSKSTGRAHFRPTFLDTLRLAVRGGHGGNGLPKYGGVGGQGGCVYLVAKEGLTLRKVVQGLKDKRVAASSGEDSSKASIFGRRGADQRIEVPVGVQVYDDQQKLIADLDEHEATCIVAGGGTGGCTATNFLGRPGENRTVNLDLKLIADVGLVGFPNAGKSTLLKAVSNAKPKIAAYPFTTIRPQIGTIEYRDLRSITVADLPGLIEGAHANFGMGHKFLKHIERTRLLVFMVDIFGFQLSPKHPHRDCLANVYALNKELELYDPSLLEKPSVLLLNKMDKEGAHEIFTKVKPLVSDLASGLEQCPEELRPKQVLNFDSIVPISAMNSSKITQVKSQLRRTLVRLAEKQFLADEDQVKEKLRQRVGVVGPKIT; encoded by the exons ATGGTGCAAATCTTTAAATTCCTGTTAAAATCCAGCAAATCT ACCGGTCGTGCCCACTTCCGGCCCACTTTTCTGGACACACTGCGCCTAGCGGTTCGTGGAGGACATGGTGGAAATGGACTGCCCAAATACGGAGGAGTTGGTGGCCAAGGCGGTTGCGTCTACTTGGTGGCAAAGGAAGGACTCACCCTTCGCAAGGTCGTCCAGGGATTGAAGGATAAGCGAGTGGCAGCATCCAGTGGCGAGGACAGTAGCAAAGCCAGCATCTTTGGACGCCGTGGAGCTGACCAGAGGATCGAGGTGCCTGTGGGCGTCCAGGTATATGACGACCAACAAAAACTCATCGCCGACCTCGACGAGCACGAGGCGACATGCATTGTGGCGGGCGGAGGTACTGGCGGATGCACGGCCACAAATTTTCTGGGACGTCCCGGGGAGAATCGCACTGTAAATCTGGACCTAAAGCTAATAGCAGATGTGGGTCTCGTGGGATTCCCCAACGCTGGCAAAAGCACCCTTCTTAAGGCCGTGTCCAATGCCAAACCAAAAATTGCAGCTTATCCCT TTACCACCATCCGACCCCAGATTGGAACCATCGAGTACAGGGACCTGCGCTCCATCACAGTTGCCGATCTTCCCGGTCTGATCGAGGGCGCCCACGCGAACTTCGGCATGGGTCACAAGTTCCTGAAGCACATCGAACGCACCCGCCTGCTGGTCTTCATGGTGGATATATTCGGCTTCCAGCTGAGTCCCAAACATCCGCATCGCGACTGCTTGGCCAATGTGTATGCGCTCAACAAAGAGTTGGAGCTCTACGATCCATCGCTGCTGGAGAAGCCCAGTGTCCTGCTGCTGAACAAAATGGACAAGGAGGGTGCCCACGAGATCTTTACCAAAGTTAAGCCGCTCGTCAGCGATTTGGCCAGCGGACTTGAACAGTGCCCCGAGGAACTGCGTCCGAAACAGGTGCTCAATTTCGACAGCATTGTCCCCATATCGGCCATGAACTCGTCGAAGATCACGCAAGTGAAATCCCAGCTAAGGAGGACCCTGGTGCGGCTGGCTGAGAAGCAGTTCCTGGCGGACGAGGATCAGGTCAAGGAGAAGCTAAGACAGCGCGTTGGGGTGGTGGGTCCAAAAATTACCTAG
- the Dus3 gene encoding dihydrouridine synthase 3, whose product MDSGICYIKPEYLVTEADGGSAAANTENSDTNKRKREDGGEVEAGEKKKWDKKERKRGQNKNRPVFKDERYSHLCHSLIDGTGGEPCSLANCRYVHDLDAYLAAKGEDLGPECYVYTTKGYCARGVSCRFAKAHTDEQGRNLKREDYDENAPPTTCNGVSSELQVRLRKHEYDFSRSKELIKMAEKLRDARKLKEQQEKEKNPSEETGEKQPSETTEILDAEKQTDTKSKPTATGCAIDDSAIGRDADHKPAVDFREKLVLSPLTTLGNLPFRRICKEFGADITCGEMACAQPLLKGMGQEWALTKRHQSEDVFGVQLCGNNPNMLNQAAQVIHETAQVDFIDLNIGCPIDLIYQQGGGSALMRRTNILELTVRSCAALSDRLPFTVKMRTGIYADKSVAHELLPLVEEWGASAVTLHGRSREQRYTKHANWAYIEECAAKAKCMPVIGNGDILSYEDYMERRTLAPHVCSVMIGRGALIKPWIFQEIKEKQAWSPSSGQRYEMLQKFCNYGLEHWGSDTKGVETTRRFLLEWQSFLYRYIPEALQTAPPQKINARPQKYRGRDEMETLMSSGNAADWVKLSESLLGRVPEGFTFVPKHKANAF is encoded by the exons ATGGATTCCGGTATTTGCTACATCAAACCAGA ATACCTGGTAACTGAAGCCGATGGCGGCAGTGCTGCAGCTAACACCGAAAACAGCGAcacaaacaaaagaaaacgcGAGGACGGTGGAGAAGTGGAAGCCggtgaaaaaaagaaatgggaTAAAAAGGAACGCAAACGCGGACAGAACAAG AACCGCCCAGTTTTCAAGGACGAGCGGTACTCGCATCTGTGCCACTCGCTGATCGATGGAACCGGTGGAGAACCTTGTTCCCTGGCCAACTGTCGCTATGTCCACGACCTGGACGCCTACTTGGCCGCCAAGGGAGAAGATTTGGGCCCTGAATGTTATGTGTACACCACCAAGGGCTACTGTGCCCGCGGTGTGAGTTGTCGCTTTGCAAAGGCCCACACTGATGAACAGGGCAGGAACCTCAAAAGGGAGGACTACGATGAAAATGCTCCTCCAACCACATGCAATGGCGTCAGTTCAG AACTCCAAGTGCGTCTACGAAAACATGAATATGACTTCAGTCGGAGCAAGGAGCTTATTAAAATGGCTGAAAAGCTGAGGGATGCCCGAAAACTAAAGGAACAACAGGAGAAGGAAAAGAATCCGTCTGAAGAGACTGGAGAAAAACAACCTAGTGAAACCACCGAGATATTAGATGCAGAAAAACAGACGGATACTAAGAGTAAACCAACTGCCACTGGTTGTGCAATTGATGATTCCGCTATCGGCAGAGATGCTGACCATAAGCCCGCCGTGGATTTCCGCGAGAAACTCGTGTTGTCGCCACTGACCACGTTGGGCAATTTGCCTTTCCGCCGGATCTGCAAGGAATTCGGTGCAGACATCACCTGTGGCGAGATGGCCTGCGCTCAGCCTCTCCTGAAGGGTATGGGCCAGGAGTGGGCCCTGACCAAGCGACACCAGAGCGAAGATGTCTTTGGAGTCCAGCTATGCGGAAATAATCCCAACATGCTCAACCAGGCGGCGCAGGTTATTCATGAGACGGCCCAGGTGGACTTCATTGATCTTAATATTGGCTGCCCGATAGATCtgatctaccagcaaggcggTGGCAGTGCGCTGATGCGACGAACCAATATCTTGGAGCTGACAGTGCGGAGTTGTGCAGCCCTGTCGGACCGCCTGCCCTTCACCGTGAAGATGCGCACCGGCATCTATGCAGACAAGAGCGTAGCGCACGAACTTCTTCCGCTTGTTGAAGAGTGGGGTGCCTCGGCGGTGACCCTGCACGGGCGATCCAGGGAGCAGCGCTACACTAAACACGCCAACTGGGCTTACATCGAGGAGTGTGCCGCCAAGGCAAAGTGCATGCCGGTGATCGGCAATGGCGACATACTCAGCTACGAGGATTACATGGAGCGAAGGACGCTGGCGCCTCACGTTTGCTCCGTAATGATTGGACGCGGCGCGTTAATAAAGCCCTGGATATTCCAAGAGATAAAGGAGAAACAGGCCTGGTCCCCATCGTCCGGGCAACGCTACGAGATGTTGCAAAAGTTCTGCAACTACGGACTGGAGCACTGGGGCTCAGACACCAAGGGCGTGGAGACCACTCGCCGATTCCTCCTCGAATGGCAGTCCTTCTTGTACCGATACATACCCGAGGCTTTGCAGACCGCACCGCCGCAAAAGATCAACGCTCGACCGCAAAAGTACCGCGGACGCGACGAAATGGAGACCCTTATGAGTTCCGGCAACGCAGCTGACTGGGTAAAGCTTAGTGAATCGCTGCTGGGTCGAGTGCCCGAAGGCTTCACCTTTGTACCCAAGCACAAGGCGAATGCCTTCTAG